One Drosophila santomea strain STO CAGO 1482 chromosome X, Prin_Dsan_1.1, whole genome shotgun sequence DNA segment encodes these proteins:
- the LOC120455475 gene encoding uncharacterized protein LOC120455475, whose amino-acid sequence MPKHTPYTWRQPDFPGDESDLSWKDPTLLVICQNADVAEAMKPLLRSLKQPFAAGLVVSVFVHETMRDSFCDQVRSSMEPMHHQAANHANYVKAVEMVDCLKAEVVCLLTPDDIRFRYKMSNASPVIVCEFDHSFFGGSRPSSVVTMHTFRNATELPRLLATERVPFVSAAIWGRQMATVYEAALQLDISVVYINCQGISLTPIKSYLEAGKPHVVMAQYHHFEVILHGGRHRAIVYPAVVLWEPPIRASAGSEEKSEAEIYSCEAKPS is encoded by the coding sequence ATGCCCAAACACACTCCGTACACATGGCGCCAACCGGATTTTCCCGGCGATGAAAGCGATCTGTCCTGGAAGGATCCCACCCTGCTGGTCATCTGCCAGAATGCCGATGTGGCAGAGGCGATGAAGCCGCTCCTGCGCTCCCTGAAGCAACCCTTTGCTGCTGGCCTGGTGGTCAGTGTGTTTGTCCACGAGACGATGAGGGATTCGTTTTGTGACCAAGTGCGCAGCTCCATGGAACCGATGCACCACCAGGCGGCCAACCACGCCAACTATGTGAAGGCAGTGGAAATGGTTGATTGCCTCAAGGCGGAAGTGGTCTGCTTGCTGACGCCGGACGACATTCGTTTCCGGTACAAAATGTCCAACGCTTCGCCGGTTATTGTATGCGAATTCGATCACAGTTTCTTTGGCGGATCGCGACCCAGTTCGGTGGTCACTATGCACACTTTTCGCAATGCCACCGAGTTACCCCGCCTCTTGGCCACCGAACGTGTGCCATTTGTAAGTGCCGCCATTTGGGGCAGGCAAATGGCCACCGTGTATGAGGCGGCATTGCAGCTGGACATCTCGGTGGTGTACATCAACTGCCAGGGAATATCACTCACTCCCATCAAGAGCTACCTCGAGGCCGGGAAGCCGCACGTGGTGATGGCCCAGTATCACCATTTCGAGGTGATTCTCCACGGCGGCAGGCATCGGGCTATCGTGTATCCGGCCGTGGTTCTCTGGGAGCCACCGATCCGGGCATCGGCGGGATCGGAGGAAAAGTCCGAGGCGGAGATATATAGCTGTGAGGCAAAGCCAAGCTAG